Genomic segment of Oceanimonas sp. GK1:
AAGAAACACCAGGTTGTTTTCCGCATAGGCGTAGTTGGCCACGATGCTGGTAAAGGCAAAAAACAAAATGGCGATGGCGATAAAGTAATTGCCCCAGTCCCCCACCTCGTTCGAGAGCGCTTTCTGGGTCAGCTCAATGCCGGTAATGCCGGAGCCGGGCTCAAACTGGCCGGAAAGCAGAATAATGGAGGCGGTACAGGTGCAGATGACGATGGTGTCGGCAAACACCCCCAGCATCTGTACATAGCCCTGGGACGCCGGGTGGGGCGGATAGGGCGTGGCCGAGGCCGCGGCGTTGGGTGCCGAGCCCATGCCTGCCTCGTTCGAAAACAGGCCCCGTTTCACCCCGTTGATCAACGCCTGGGAAATGGCATAGCCCATGGCGCCGCCACCGGCCTGCTCCAGGCCAAAGGCGGATTTAACAATCAGCGCCAGCACGCCGGGCAGCTCGGTGAGGTTCATGGCCACCACCACTAGGGCAATCAGCAGATAGGCCAGCGCCATCAGCGGTACCACCAGCTCGGCAAAGCGGGCAATGGTGCGCAGACCGCCAAAAATAATCAGCCCCGCCAGCACCACCAGCACAATGCCGGTGGCCCACTCGGGCACGCTGAAGGCCACCTGCATGGCGGCACTGATGGAGTTGGCCTGCACCGCATTGAACACCAGGCCAAAGGCAATGATCAGGAACACCGCAAACAGCACGCCCATCCAGCGCATGCCCAGGCCCCGTTCCATGTAGTAGGCCGGGCCGCCCCGGTAGTTGCCGTCGTCGTCTTTCACCTTGTAAAGCTGGGCCAGGGCGCTCTCGGCAAAGGCGGTGGCCATGCCGATCAGGGCGATCAGCCACATCCAGAAAATGGCCCCGGGCCCCCCCAGGTACAGCGCCACCGCCACCCCGGCCAGGTTGCCGGTGCCCACCCGGGCCGCCAGGCTGGTACAGAGCGCCTGAAACGACGAAATGCCCGCCGCGTCGGACTGGCGGCTGTGTTTCAGCACCGAGAACATGTGGCCAAAATGGCGGAACTGGATCAGCCCCAGT
This window contains:
- a CDS encoding sodium:alanine symporter family protein; protein product: MDSFISFLNNLLWGSVLIYLLLGVGIFFTLRLGLIQFRHFGHMFSVLKHSRQSDAAGISSFQALCTSLAARVGTGNLAGVAVALYLGGPGAIFWMWLIALIGMATAFAESALAQLYKVKDDDGNYRGGPAYYMERGLGMRWMGVLFAVFLIIAFGLVFNAVQANSISAAMQVAFSVPEWATGIVLVVLAGLIIFGGLRTIARFAELVVPLMALAYLLIALVVVAMNLTELPGVLALIVKSAFGLEQAGGGAMGYAISQALINGVKRGLFSNEAGMGSAPNAAASATPYPPHPASQGYVQMLGVFADTIVICTCTASIILLSGQFEPGSGITGIELTQKALSNEVGDWGNYFIAIAILFFAFTSIVANYAYAENNLVFLEHNHPAGLLVFRLFVLGMVMFGSVGELPTIWAMADTSMGMMALINLVAILLLSGVVVKLAKDYNDQRKLGRLPTFDASKYPELSNQLEEGIWDKKS